In Mauremys reevesii isolate NIE-2019 linkage group 8, ASM1616193v1, whole genome shotgun sequence, a single genomic region encodes these proteins:
- the CDKN2C gene encoding cyclin-dependent kinase 4 inhibitor C — protein MAEALGNELASAAARGDLEQLTNLLQTNVNVNAQNGFGRTALQVMKLGNPEIARQLLMTGANPDLKDSTGFAVIHDVARAGFLDTLQTLLEFNADVNIEDNEGNLPLHLAAQEGHLPVVEFLIKHTESKVQHRNKKGDTAYDLAKLYKRNDVVKLMEGSTLSAEATDMN, from the exons ATGGCCGAGGCTTTGGGGAACGAGTTGGCGTCCGCAGCTGCAAGGGGGGACCTAGAGCAGCTTACTAATTTGTTGCAAACGAATGTAAACGTCAATGCCCAAAATGGATTTGGGAGGACTGCGCTGCAG GTAATGAAACTTGGGAATCCTGAAATTGCCAGGCAGTTGTTAATGACAGGTGCTAATCCTGATCTGAAAGACAGTACAGGGTTCGCTGTAATTCATGATGTAGCCAGAGCGGGTTTCCTGGACACGCTGCAGACTTTACTGGAGTTTAACGCTGATGTTAACATTGAGGATAATGAGGGAAACCTGCCATTGCACTTGGCAGCTCAAGAAGGCCACCTCCCAGTAGTGGAATTCCTTATTAAGCACACAGAAAGCAAGGTGCAACATCGGAACAAGAAAGGAGACACTGCCTACGACTTGGCTAAGCTGTACAAGAGAAACGATGTAGTTAAACTAATGGAAGGCAGCACTTTAAGTGCAGAAGCTACAGACATGAATTAA